The Engraulis encrasicolus isolate BLACKSEA-1 chromosome 3, IST_EnEncr_1.0, whole genome shotgun sequence genome segment actactactactactaaacaggCTAGCCTACTCACATTCTTACTTATCAGATTTGTATGGCTACATGTTGTCTTCAATACTTTTAACCATCTACAACGTGTAAAATATATGTGTCATTCAAGCTGAATCATACAAtacatcattgtgtgtgttcaatgtgtgtaatattgtcttaaaatgtctttatgTTGTAGGTGATGATCAGAGGATTCATTCTAATGGAAGACAGTCCACAGAGGGGGAAGGATACACAGGAAGACAGAATCACCGAACAGCAAACACATTTCAGTGCTCTCACTGTGAAAAGAGTTTTACTGACATGGACAGTTTCAAGAAGCACCAGAAGATCCATTCAGGGGGGAAtccatttgagtgctcagaatgtggaaagaGTTTAAGTAACATTAGCCAACTCAAGacacaccagaggatccatacaggggaaaagccatttgagtgctcagacTGTAAAAAGACATTTAGTGAAATAAGCAATCTCAAGAAACACCAaatgatccatacaggggaaaagccatttgagtgctctcaCTGTGGAAAGAGGTTTAGTCGAATGTCTGATCTCAAGAGACACCTGAGGATCCATTCAggagaaaagccatttgagtgctctcaCTGTGGAAAGGCCTTTAGGCATATTCGCACTCTCAAGCAACACCAaatgatccatacaggggaaaagccatttgagtgctctcaGTGTGGAAAGGCCTTTAGGCAAATGGGCGCACTCAATaaacaccagatgatccatacaggggaaaagccatttgagtgctctcaGTGTGGAAAGGCCTTTAGGCAAATGGGCGCACTCAATaaacaccagatgatccatacaggggaaaagccatttgggTGCTCACACTGTGGAAGGCGTTTCAGTAGCATCAGCAAACTCAAGacacaccagaggatccatacaggggaaaagccatttgagtgcctAGAATGCGGAAAGCGTTTTAGTCGTATGGACCATCTCAGGCGACATCAGATTgcccatacaggggaaaagccatttgagtgctcagatTGTAAAAACACATTTAGTCAAATAGGCAAACTCAAGTCTTACCAGATTACCCATACAGGGGAAACACCACATGTAtgctcagaatgtggaaagaGCTTTAGGTTGAAGATGAATCTCAAGcaacaccagaggatccatacaggggaaaagccatttgagtgttcTCACTGTGGAAAGAGGTTTAGTCAAATGTCTGATCTCAAGAAACACCTGAGGATCCATACAGGgcaaaagccatttgagtgctcagatTGTAAAAAGACATTTAGTCTAAAAAGCACTCTCAAGACTCACCAGATTACTCATTCAGGAGAAAAACCATTTGAGTGCCCAGAATGCGGAAAGCGTTTTAGTCATATGCGCCATCTCAGGCAccaccagaggatccatacaggggaaaagccatttgagtgctcagaatgcGGAAAGAAGTTTAGTGAAATGCACCATCTCAGGCAccaccagaggatccatacaggggaaaagccatttgagtgctcagaatgtggaaagaCCTTTCGTCAAATGGGCCATCTCAGGCAccaccagaggatccatacaggggaaaagccatttgagtgcccAGAATGCGGACAGCGTTTTAGTCACATGAGCAGTCTCAAGacacaccagaggatccatacaggggaaaagccatttgagtgctcagagTGCGGAAAGAAGCTTAGTCACATGAGCAGTCTCAAGACACACCAGAGGGTCCATACAggaga includes the following:
- the LOC134445632 gene encoding zinc finger protein 658B-like, whose amino-acid sequence is MDSFKKHQKIHSGGNPFECSECGKSLSNISQLKTHQRIHTGEKPFECSDCKKTFSEISNLKKHQMIHTGEKPFECSHCGKRFSRMSDLKRHLRIHSGEKPFECSHCGKAFRHIRTLKQHQMIHTGEKPFECSQCGKAFRQMGALNKHQMIHTGEKPFECSQCGKAFRQMGALNKHQMIHTGEKPFGCSHCGRRFSSISKLKTHQRIHTGEKPFECLECGKRFSRMDHLRRHQIAHTGEKPFECSDCKNTFSQIGKLKSYQITHTGETPHVCSECGKSFRLKMNLKQHQRIHTGEKPFECSHCGKRFSQMSDLKKHLRIHTGQKPFECSDCKKTFSLKSTLKTHQITHSGEKPFECPECGKRFSHMRHLRHHQRIHTGEKPFECSECGKKFSEMHHLRHHQRIHTGEKPFECSECGKTFRQMGHLRHHQRIHTGEKPFECPECGQRFSHMSSLKTHQRIHTGEKPFECSECGKKLSHMSSLKTHQRVHTGEKPFECSQCGKAFRQMGALKTHQMIHTGEKPFKCSQCGKAFRQMGTLNKHQMIHTGEKPFTNPNSGEVGTFGKL